In Anaerolineae bacterium, a single window of DNA contains:
- a CDS encoding V-type ATP synthase subunit A produces the protein MTEDTGGKAGRIVRIAGPVVGVTGLEAVRLFDVVHVGELGLVGEVIRLAHDLAVVQVYEETAGLRVGEPVVNTGLPLVAQLGPGLLGQIYDGLQRPLTALQTLSGNFIDRGVSPFPLPQGTRWPFTPRVCTGEVVSGGDILGTVPETPAITHAVLVPPGVRGRVAHISAGDLTIDEIVAVIETDPEADGRTHEVRLRQAWPVRQPRPVRERLPARQPLVTGTRVIDAFFPVARGGTAIVPGGFGTGKTVLEQALARRADVDVVIYVGCGERGNEIADVLEEFPALEDPHTGLPLMNRTILIANTSNMPVTAREASIYTGITLGEYYRDMGYDVLLLADSTSRWGEALREISGRLEEIPGEEGYPAYLAARLSEFYERSGRVICLGSDGAEAGPEGEASGQRTGSLTLIGAVSPPGGDFSEPITQSSMTVVGALWALDYSLSRRRHFPAVSWTQSYTLYDLRRWYAANVAEDWGDLVQEAMALLQRADELQEIVQIVGPEALSEMEHLLLLAARMIQEDFLQQSSFEASDRYSPLEKTYWMLRVLLAYYHHCRAALEEGAALEQLRSLPEVAQIARVREVPPDQVIPLLKGLDERLRGSAAGGSLGV, from the coding sequence GTGACTGAGGACACAGGAGGAAAGGCCGGGCGGATCGTCCGCATTGCCGGGCCGGTTGTGGGCGTCACCGGTCTGGAGGCCGTGCGGCTGTTTGACGTGGTGCATGTGGGCGAGCTGGGGCTGGTCGGCGAAGTGATCCGGCTGGCCCACGACCTGGCAGTCGTCCAGGTTTATGAGGAAACGGCCGGACTGCGGGTTGGCGAACCGGTGGTCAATACCGGCCTGCCGCTGGTGGCACAGCTGGGACCGGGGCTGCTCGGGCAGATTTACGATGGTCTGCAGCGCCCGCTGACCGCCCTGCAGACGCTGAGCGGCAACTTCATCGACCGGGGCGTCAGCCCCTTCCCGCTGCCACAGGGGACGCGCTGGCCGTTCACGCCGCGCGTCTGTACCGGAGAGGTGGTCAGCGGCGGGGACATCCTCGGCACCGTGCCGGAGACGCCGGCCATTACCCATGCGGTGCTGGTCCCGCCCGGTGTGCGCGGCAGGGTGGCCCATATCAGTGCAGGTGACCTGACGATCGACGAGATCGTGGCTGTGATCGAAACCGATCCAGAGGCCGATGGCCGGACGCACGAAGTGCGGCTGCGGCAGGCCTGGCCAGTGCGGCAGCCGCGCCCCGTCCGGGAGCGATTACCCGCCCGGCAGCCGCTGGTGACCGGCACACGGGTGATCGACGCCTTTTTCCCGGTAGCCAGGGGTGGAACGGCGATTGTCCCCGGCGGTTTTGGCACCGGCAAAACCGTGCTGGAGCAGGCGCTGGCCCGCCGGGCTGACGTAGACGTGGTGATTTATGTCGGTTGTGGGGAGCGCGGCAACGAGATCGCCGATGTGCTGGAGGAATTCCCGGCGCTGGAAGACCCCCACACCGGCCTACCGCTGATGAACCGCACCATCCTGATTGCCAATACTTCCAATATGCCCGTTACGGCACGGGAGGCCAGCATCTACACCGGCATCACCCTGGGTGAATACTACCGCGACATGGGTTACGACGTGCTGTTGCTGGCTGATTCGACCTCACGCTGGGGCGAGGCGCTGCGGGAGATTTCCGGGCGGCTGGAGGAAATCCCTGGCGAGGAGGGCTACCCGGCTTACCTGGCTGCCCGGCTCTCTGAATTCTATGAACGTTCCGGCCGGGTGATCTGCCTGGGGAGCGACGGTGCGGAAGCAGGGCCGGAGGGCGAGGCATCAGGCCAGCGCACCGGCTCACTGACGCTGATCGGCGCGGTCTCGCCGCCCGGCGGCGACTTTTCCGAACCGATCACCCAGAGTTCGATGACGGTCGTTGGCGCGCTGTGGGCGTTGGATTACAGCCTGTCGCGGCGGCGGCACTTCCCGGCGGTGAGCTGGACGCAGAGCTATACCCTGTACGATTTGCGGCGCTGGTACGCTGCGAACGTGGCCGAAGACTGGGGCGACCTGGTGCAAGAGGCGATGGCCCTGCTGCAGCGGGCGGACGAACTGCAGGAGATCGTCCAGATCGTCGGGCCGGAGGCGCTCTCCGAGATGGAGCATTTGCTGCTGCTGGCCGCCCGGATGATCCAGGAAGACTTCCTGCAGCAGTCGTCATTTGAGGCCAGCGACCGCTACAGCCCGCTGGAAAAGACATACTGGATGCTGCGCGTGCTGCTGGCCTACTACCATCACTGCCGGGCAGCGCTGGAAGAAGGCGCGGCGCTGGAACAGTTGCGCAGCCTGCCGGAAGTCGCCCAGATCGCGCGGGTCAGGGAAGTGCCGCCGGATCAGGTGATCCCGCTGCTTAAGGGGCTTGACGAGCGTCTGCGCGGCAGTGCTGCCGGGGGGAGCCTGGGCGTATGA
- a CDS encoding ATPase: MENGLTAIGAGLAIGLAALGTGIAQSRIGAAGAGAVAEKPELAGVIILLVAIPETMVILGFATAAMILLLGG, translated from the coding sequence ATGGAGAATGGGCTGACCGCGATCGGGGCCGGGCTGGCCATCGGTCTGGCGGCGCTGGGGACGGGCATTGCCCAGTCGCGCATTGGCGCGGCGGGGGCTGGCGCCGTCGCCGAGAAGCCGGAACTGGCCGGCGTGATCATTCTGCTGGTGGCCATCCCGGAGACGATGGTCATCCTCGGTTTTGCCACAGCGGCCATGATCCTGCTGCTGGGCGGCTGA
- a CDS encoding V-type ATP synthase subunit D, translated as MKSISSTRMALLTRKEQIKLAEQGRELLEQKRAALMEELLRVADTVFKETETLQQVAATAQSALARANATAGVEAVRSAALASQGELPLQIGSANVMGVKVPVIEQARAIRSTLDRGYSVIGSSLTIDEAAAAFEAEVELIIHLAQSELRLRRLVAEIERTARRVNALKNILIPQLEAEAAYIQMTLNERERADHFRLKLAKRALERKRAAELS; from the coding sequence ATGAAAAGCATTTCCAGCACGCGGATGGCGCTGCTGACGCGTAAGGAGCAGATCAAGCTGGCCGAACAGGGGCGCGAACTGCTGGAACAAAAGCGTGCGGCCCTGATGGAGGAATTGCTCCGCGTAGCGGATACGGTGTTCAAAGAAACTGAGACGCTGCAACAGGTTGCGGCGACGGCCCAGAGCGCCCTGGCGCGGGCCAACGCAACGGCGGGTGTGGAGGCGGTGCGATCGGCGGCACTGGCCAGCCAGGGCGAACTGCCGCTGCAGATCGGCAGCGCCAATGTCATGGGCGTCAAAGTGCCTGTCATTGAACAGGCGCGGGCGATCCGCTCAACGCTGGATCGGGGCTATTCCGTGATCGGCTCCTCGCTGACGATTGATGAAGCAGCGGCGGCGTTTGAGGCAGAAGTAGAGCTGATCATTCATCTGGCGCAGAGTGAGTTGCGCCTGCGCCGCCTGGTGGCCGAGATTGAGCGCACGGCGCGGCGGGTCAACGCCCTCAAAAACATCCTGATCCCGCAACTGGAAGCCGAAGCTGCCTATATCCAGATGACGCTCAACGAGCGCGAGCGGGCTGATCACTTCCGGCTCAAGCTGGCCAAGCGTGCCCTGGAACGCAAGCGGGCCGCGGAACTATCGTGA
- a CDS encoding V-type ATP synthase subunit B — protein MKADLARPSLVTKEYRTVSQIRGPLVFIERTSEIAYHEMVEIIDPEGRVRLGRVLEVNGNHGIVQVFVGTTGLDLRATRVRFRGDVARLDVSLTMLGRVLDGTGQPIDGGPLIVPEASLDINGAPINPTVRTHPSEFIQTGISSIDGLNTLTRGQKLPIFSGAGLPANELAAQIAAQARVLGRQGQEAEPFAVVFAAIGVTHREVSFFVDQFQASGATERTVLFVNRADDPSVLRLMTARAALTAAEYLAFKHGLHVLVIMTDMTNYCEALREVAAAREEVPGRRGYPGYMYSDLASLYERAGRIRGNRGSVTQLVILTMPDDDITHPIPDLTGYITEGQIVLSRDLHRQGIYPPVDILPSLSRQMKAGIGEGKTRADHRFLADQLYALYAWGRDLRRLVAIIGEAALSAEERLILDFADRLEQRFIGQGKTNRSIDETLDLAWTLLDPLPPEMLKRIPDALIRQRRDGAGENT, from the coding sequence ATGAAAGCTGATCTAGCGCGGCCATCGCTGGTCACCAAAGAGTACCGCACAGTTTCACAGATTCGCGGGCCACTGGTTTTTATTGAACGCACCTCGGAAATTGCCTACCACGAGATGGTCGAGATCATCGATCCGGAGGGGCGGGTCCGGCTGGGGCGCGTGCTGGAAGTCAACGGCAATCATGGCATCGTCCAGGTGTTTGTGGGGACAACCGGGCTGGACCTGCGGGCGACGCGCGTCCGCTTTCGCGGCGATGTGGCCCGCCTGGATGTCTCCCTGACGATGCTGGGGCGGGTGCTGGATGGCACCGGCCAGCCGATTGACGGCGGTCCGCTGATTGTGCCAGAGGCGTCGCTGGACATCAACGGTGCACCGATCAACCCCACGGTGCGCACCCACCCCAGCGAGTTTATCCAGACCGGCATCTCGTCCATTGACGGCCTGAATACCCTGACGCGCGGGCAAAAGTTGCCCATTTTCTCCGGCGCTGGGCTGCCCGCCAACGAGCTGGCCGCCCAGATCGCGGCGCAGGCGCGGGTGCTGGGGCGCCAGGGGCAGGAGGCGGAGCCATTCGCCGTGGTCTTTGCCGCGATCGGTGTCACCCACCGCGAGGTCAGTTTCTTTGTGGATCAGTTCCAGGCCAGCGGGGCGACCGAGCGCACAGTGCTGTTTGTCAACCGCGCCGACGATCCTTCGGTGTTGCGGCTGATGACCGCCCGCGCTGCGCTCACCGCGGCGGAGTACCTGGCTTTTAAGCACGGGCTGCATGTCCTGGTGATCATGACCGACATGACCAACTACTGTGAAGCCCTGCGTGAGGTGGCGGCTGCCCGCGAGGAAGTGCCGGGCCGACGCGGTTACCCCGGCTATATGTATTCTGACCTGGCCAGCCTATACGAGCGCGCCGGACGCATCCGGGGTAACCGCGGTTCGGTGACTCAGCTCGTCATCCTGACCATGCCCGATGACGATATCACCCATCCCATCCCCGACCTGACCGGCTACATCACCGAGGGGCAGATCGTGCTCAGCCGCGACCTGCATCGCCAGGGCATCTACCCACCGGTTGACATTCTGCCTTCGCTCTCCCGCCAGATGAAAGCCGGAATCGGCGAGGGCAAAACACGGGCCGATCATCGCTTTCTGGCCGACCAGCTGTATGCACTGTATGCATGGGGCCGTGATCTGCGCCGCCTGGTAGCGATCATCGGGGAGGCGGCGCTTTCCGCCGAGGAACGGCTTATCCTGGATTTCGCTGACCGGCTGGAGCAGCGCTTCATCGGCCAGGGTAAGACCAACCGCAGCATCGATGAAACGCTCGACCTGGCCTGGACGCTGCTCGATCCATTGCCGCCGGAAATGCTCAAGCGCATCCCCGACGCGCTGATCCGTCAGCGGCGGGATGGGGCGGGGGAGAACACATGA
- a CDS encoding V-type ATPase subunit has protein sequence MAGYEYANARLHAMKGRLLRRDDYRALAETPGLERLLAALSHTPYREAIESTLIRVSLLEALNHALSADLCATVGQVRRFFDPPQGRALALALQHYDIHNLKALLRGLQNRAPLAEIRAAQLPIGDLSEAVLAELARAADVRSAIDLLASLRLPQASPLLAVRAVHPGAQLPELELALDRWYFAQALAAAREGPAETALLRDALALEADLVNLLTVIRLAAFPAERSLYLQRYRVGSPRELLVSPGRLPLTVLDEAAAQTSLVAAAQVLAGTPYGEPLAAGLEAFRRSGRLSDVERHLRRYRLRWRAGLVARDPLGIGVALGYLALKVNEVENLRRVIYGVSAGLAPGAILDDLEFAA, from the coding sequence ATGGCCGGTTACGAGTACGCCAACGCACGATTGCATGCCATGAAGGGCCGCCTGTTGCGGCGGGACGATTACCGGGCGCTGGCTGAAACGCCTGGCCTTGAGCGACTGCTGGCGGCGCTTTCCCATACGCCTTACCGCGAAGCAATTGAATCCACGCTGATCCGGGTCAGCCTGTTGGAAGCTCTTAACCACGCTCTCAGCGCGGATCTGTGCGCAACCGTCGGGCAGGTGCGGCGCTTTTTTGACCCGCCGCAGGGCCGGGCGCTGGCGCTGGCATTGCAACACTACGACATTCACAACCTCAAAGCGTTGCTGCGCGGCCTGCAGAATCGGGCGCCGCTGGCGGAAATTCGGGCGGCACAGTTGCCTATCGGTGATCTGTCGGAGGCGGTGTTGGCCGAGCTGGCCAGGGCTGCTGATGTGCGCAGCGCGATCGATCTGCTGGCCAGCCTGCGGTTGCCACAGGCTTCGCCTCTGCTGGCGGTGCGTGCCGTGCATCCCGGGGCGCAACTGCCGGAGCTGGAACTGGCCCTGGATCGCTGGTACTTTGCGCAGGCGCTGGCGGCGGCGCGGGAAGGTCCGGCGGAAACGGCGCTCCTGCGCGACGCGCTGGCGCTGGAGGCCGACCTGGTCAACCTGCTGACCGTGATCCGGCTGGCGGCCTTCCCAGCGGAGCGATCGCTCTATCTGCAGCGTTACCGGGTCGGTAGCCCACGCGAGTTGTTGGTCAGCCCGGGACGGTTGCCTCTGACGGTGCTGGACGAAGCGGCAGCCCAGACGTCGCTGGTTGCTGCCGCGCAGGTGCTGGCCGGTACGCCTTATGGTGAACCGCTGGCCGCCGGGCTGGAAGCCTTCCGGCGTTCGGGGCGGCTGAGCGATGTGGAGCGTCACCTGCGCCGTTACCGGTTACGCTGGCGGGCCGGCCTGGTCGCCCGCGATCCGCTGGGGATCGGCGTGGCCCTGGGTTACCTGGCGCTCAAGGTCAACGAGGTGGAAAACCTGCGCCGGGTGATCTACGGGGTCAGTGCTGGCCTCGCACCGGGGGCGATCCTTGATGATCTGGAGTTTGCGGCATGA